Proteins from a genomic interval of Oxyura jamaicensis isolate SHBP4307 breed ruddy duck chromosome 10, BPBGC_Ojam_1.0, whole genome shotgun sequence:
- the USP50 gene encoding LOW QUALITY PROTEIN: inactive ubiquitin carboxyl-terminal hydrolase 50 (The sequence of the model RefSeq protein was modified relative to this genomic sequence to represent the inferred CDS: inserted 1 base in 1 codon): protein MKSGESATAFGYLMSGMWLGESDCVSPVVFCSVLGEQYPXSKRTQQNAQEFVICVLNELHEALKKSSKRRCITGAKGNRGLGPAAETSLITQLFEGQLRYITCITCLGCKTSTDKPEIFTALSLPVPSESTCSLQFREAQPSQKFYFTFECQGNYKRKLLADICYPLSNLDLSPELHKNPEYSLCALVNHSGFLDGGHYTAFCKHSVTKKLVQL from the exons ATGAAG TCTGGTGAATCTGCAACTGCCTTTGGCTATTTGATGTCAGGTATGTGGCTTGGAGAGTCTGACTGTGTTTCCCCAGTGGTTTTCTGTTCAGTCCTTGGAGAGCAGTACC AGAGCAAGAGGACTCAGCAGAATGCACAGGAGTTTGTGATCTGTGTGCTGAATGAGCTCCATGAGGCTCTCAAGAAG TCAAGCAAAAGAAGATGCATAACTGGtgcaaaaggaaacagaggGCTTGGGCCCGCCGCTGAAACATCTCTTATCACGCAGTTATTTGAGGGACAACTCAGGTACATTACATGTATTACATGTCTAGGATGCAAGACTTCCACTGATAAACCTGAGATCTTCACTGCCCTTTCCTTGCCTGTTCCTTCTGAGAGCACCTGCTCTCTGCAG TTCAGAGAAGCTCAACCATCCCaga agttttatttcacatttgaaTGCCAAGGCAACTACAAAAGGAAACTCTTAGCTGACATCTGCTATCCACTCAGCAATCTGGATCTCTCTCCAGAGTTACACAAGAACCCAGAGTACAGCTTGTGTGCTCTAGTG AACCATTCTGGTTTTCTGGATGGTGGCCACTACACAGCATTCTGCAAGCACTCAGTCACCAAAAAACTGGTACAGCTTTGA